A genomic region of Deltaproteobacteria bacterium contains the following coding sequences:
- a CDS encoding NrtA/SsuA/CpmA family ABC transporter substrate-binding protein, which translates to MIKKGAVALTLFAVMLVGMVGCSRNEDPKPLEKLTLAVTPWPASAPLYVAHERGYFRDEGLDVTLHPYVSGHLGLDAVLAGKAELATAGETPIALAAMEGKPLSVAATVCEIDRAILIIARKDRGISKPCDLRGRRVGVVEGTTAHFFLHIYLITSHVDPNDIIMVPIAADRVVDVLLNGEVDAVSTWTPHTIMLLDRLGSNALVLHDANIYTMTWNLVAAQDFVKTHPGRIVKFLRAVVTANEFIAEKPEEAMAVVAAAIGAESPLFEKEWKDFKFVTVLEQSLIVNLEDQARWFRKRSSSKRTTPPDFTYFIHTDGLKAVRPEAVGITGT; encoded by the coding sequence GTGATCAAGAAAGGCGCCGTGGCGCTGACTCTTTTTGCCGTCATGCTTGTCGGCATGGTCGGGTGCAGCCGAAACGAGGATCCGAAGCCCCTTGAGAAACTCACCCTTGCCGTGACGCCCTGGCCCGCTTCCGCGCCTCTGTATGTTGCGCACGAGAGGGGCTATTTCAGGGACGAAGGGCTCGATGTAACCCTCCATCCCTATGTATCGGGGCACCTTGGGCTGGATGCGGTGCTCGCGGGGAAGGCGGAACTCGCCACGGCCGGTGAAACACCGATCGCCCTGGCCGCCATGGAAGGAAAGCCGCTTTCGGTGGCCGCCACGGTTTGCGAAATCGATCGGGCGATCCTGATCATCGCGAGGAAGGACAGGGGCATTTCCAAACCCTGTGATCTCAGGGGGAGGAGAGTCGGCGTGGTGGAGGGCACGACCGCACATTTTTTCCTCCACATCTACCTGATTACCTCCCATGTGGATCCGAATGACATCATAATGGTTCCCATTGCGGCAGACAGGGTGGTCGATGTCTTGCTGAACGGGGAGGTTGATGCGGTCAGCACCTGGACGCCTCACACCATCATGCTCCTGGACAGGCTTGGGAGCAATGCCCTCGTGCTTCACGACGCGAACATTTACACCATGACATGGAATCTTGTGGCTGCCCAGGATTTCGTCAAGACACATCCCGGGCGGATCGTGAAGTTCCTTCGGGCCGTGGTGACGGCAAATGAATTTATCGCAGAAAAACCGGAAGAGGCCATGGCCGTGGTCGCCGCGGCCATCGGTGCAGAAAGCCCCCTGTTCGAGAAGGAATGGAAGGACTTCAAGTTTGTCACCGTGCTGGAACAGAGTCTGATCGTGAATCTGGAAGATCAGGCGCGTTGGTTCAGGAAGAGAAGTTCCAGCAAGCGCACGACGCCTCCCGACTTCACATATTTCATCCATACCGACGGCCTGAAGGCAGTGCGACCTGAAGCGGTCGGGATCACCGGCACATAG
- the dinB gene encoding DNA polymerase IV has translation MGPETRDKSIIHLDMDAFYPAVEMRDCPDLKGKPVIVGGGRERGVVSSASYEARKFGVHSAQPMATAMRLCPHGIFLPVRMSRYKEISTQIFEIFRCFTPLVEPLSIDEAFLDVTGAERLAGLPQEIALKIKQKVLKETGLTVSAGVAPTKFVAKIASDMDKPDGLTVVSPERIREFLDPLPVNKMWGVGKATQQVLDRLGVQTFQDLRKISISILEKTLGRHGVAMHYLAMGMDDREVTPEREVKSIGHEETFDKDILDPDKAKGEILSLAGRVARRMRRAGVRGQTVSLKVKYADFKQITRALTLPEPVDDSAEIYAAACRLLGKTEVGRRPIRLIGVSLSQLTSPEDDPQLSLFSRDRASLKRKELNTALDRICDKFGEKGIRPGTLVSKT, from the coding sequence ATGGGACCTGAGACAAGAGACAAATCCATCATCCATTTAGATATGGATGCCTTTTATCCGGCTGTGGAGATGCGGGATTGTCCTGATTTGAAGGGGAAACCCGTCATTGTGGGGGGCGGCAGAGAAAGGGGCGTGGTGTCGTCCGCCTCTTATGAGGCCAGGAAATTCGGCGTCCATTCTGCCCAGCCGATGGCCACCGCCATGCGTCTCTGCCCTCATGGAATCTTTCTTCCAGTCAGGATGTCGCGATACAAAGAGATCTCCACACAGATATTCGAAATCTTCCGCTGTTTCACCCCGTTGGTGGAACCGCTCTCCATAGACGAAGCCTTCCTGGATGTTACCGGTGCAGAGCGGCTCGCGGGTCTGCCGCAGGAAATCGCCTTAAAGATCAAGCAGAAGGTACTTAAGGAGACCGGCCTAACGGTCTCGGCGGGTGTGGCCCCTACCAAATTTGTCGCCAAGATCGCCTCTGACATGGATAAGCCCGACGGATTGACCGTCGTGTCTCCGGAGAGGATCAGAGAATTCCTGGATCCCTTGCCTGTGAATAAGATGTGGGGGGTAGGAAAGGCCACGCAACAGGTCCTGGACCGGCTGGGGGTGCAGACATTTCAGGACCTAAGGAAGATATCCATCTCTATACTGGAGAAAACCTTGGGGCGGCACGGCGTCGCCATGCATTATCTCGCCATGGGGATGGATGATCGGGAGGTGACCCCTGAGCGTGAAGTAAAATCCATCGGCCATGAGGAGACCTTTGACAAGGATATCCTGGACCCGGACAAGGCCAAGGGAGAGATCCTCTCCCTGGCAGGGAGGGTCGCCCGCCGGATGCGTCGCGCGGGCGTCAGAGGACAGACCGTTTCGCTGAAGGTGAAATACGCCGATTTTAAACAGATTACCCGGGCCTTAACCCTTCCTGAACCGGTGGATGACAGCGCAGAGATATATGCCGCGGCCTGCCGTCTACTCGGAAAAACCGAGGTGGGTAGAAGGCCCATACGCCTTATCGGCGTCTCCCTGAGCCAGCTGACCTCCCCTGAAGACGATCCTCAACTTTCTCTCTTCAGCCGGGATAGGGCATCCCTCAAGCGAAAGGAATTGAACACGGCCCTGGACCGGATCTGTGACAAATTCGGCGAAAAGGGCATCCGGCCCGGAACGCTTGTGTCCAAGACATGA
- a CDS encoding zf-TFIIB domain-containing protein, which yields MAYEPSDREDEYFMKLDQERMAKIRSELDRQRQEESKLHRKDAHWMKCPKCGHDLEEINYQNVMVDRCRNCKGVWLDHGELELLGKGDAKVTKGFLQKVFG from the coding sequence ATGGCTTACGAACCATCGGATAGAGAAGATGAGTATTTTATGAAACTGGATCAGGAACGGATGGCCAAGATACGTTCCGAACTGGACCGGCAACGACAAGAAGAATCCAAGCTGCATCGTAAAGATGCCCACTGGATGAAGTGCCCCAAATGCGGGCACGACTTGGAGGAAATCAATTATCAGAATGTGATGGTGGATCGATGCCGGAACTGCAAAGGGGTCTGGCTGGATCACGGTGAGCTGGAACTCCTGGGCAAGGGCGATGCAAAGGTAACCAAGGGCTTCCTGCAGAAGGTCTTCGGTTAA
- a CDS encoding trypsin-like peptidase domain-containing protein: protein MTSDKAKYILIGVIILLAFLWFKKDDPSRIFDSRPTAQSLDYNVPDSGGQSRPVVVSADEKINIDVFETVHPAVVNIATTTLGMNFWMEVIPQQGQGSGFVIDNRGYIMTNNHVVANAQNITVTMADGKKIQATLVGRDPASDLAVIRIPSREVHAVARLADSDGIRPGQKAIAIGNPFGLTHTLTTGIVSALHRSIRTGEGTQMDDLIQTDAAINPGNSGGPLLNSNGDVIGVNTAIFSLSGGYQGIGFAIPINLAKEVATQLITSGRVARPWLGISGISITNDISKGLGLSVQEGVLVVQVIRGGPADQAGLRGGNREVAIGGVRFHLGGDIITAINDHPVRGMEQLVEQINGMRVGETLTLHIVRGGRQLEIRVLLSERP, encoded by the coding sequence ATGACAAGTGACAAAGCCAAATACATATTGATAGGGGTAATTATCCTTTTGGCCTTTCTGTGGTTCAAGAAGGATGACCCCTCTCGTATTTTCGATTCACGGCCGACCGCGCAATCCCTCGACTATAATGTCCCTGATTCCGGTGGGCAATCCAGGCCAGTGGTGGTCTCTGCGGACGAGAAGATTAATATCGATGTCTTTGAAACGGTCCATCCGGCAGTGGTTAACATCGCCACCACCACCCTCGGCATGAATTTCTGGATGGAGGTCATTCCACAGCAGGGGCAGGGCTCCGGTTTTGTCATCGACAACCGGGGCTATATCATGACCAACAATCATGTGGTTGCCAATGCCCAGAACATCACGGTCACCATGGCCGATGGAAAAAAGATCCAGGCTACCCTGGTGGGCCGGGATCCGGCTTCCGACCTGGCGGTCATCCGGATCCCCTCCCGGGAGGTCCACGCCGTGGCCCGGTTGGCGGATTCCGATGGTATCCGCCCGGGGCAGAAGGCGATTGCCATCGGAAATCCCTTCGGGCTGACCCATACCCTCACCACCGGGATTGTCAGCGCCCTTCACCGGAGCATCCGGACAGGCGAGGGCACCCAGATGGACGACCTGATACAGACCGATGCGGCCATCAATCCGGGAAATTCAGGGGGCCCCCTCCTGAATTCCAACGGAGATGTCATCGGGGTCAACACGGCTATTTTCAGCCTCTCCGGCGGATACCAGGGGATCGGTTTCGCCATACCCATTAATCTGGCAAAGGAGGTTGCCACCCAATTGATTACCTCGGGGAGGGTGGCGAGGCCATGGCTCGGTATTTCGGGTATCTCCATCACGAACGATATCTCAAAAGGTCTTGGCCTCAGTGTGCAGGAAGGTGTCCTGGTGGTTCAGGTCATCCGCGGAGGACCTGCTGATCAGGCAGGCCTGAGGGGTGGAAATCGGGAGGTGGCCATCGGCGGGGTCCGGTTTCATTTAGGGGGCGACATCATCACCGCCATCAATGATCATCCAGTCAGAGGGATGGAACAATTGGTCGAACAGATCAATGGGATGCGGGTGGGAGAGACCCTGACGCTTCATATTGTAAGGGGTGGCCGTCAACTGGAGATCAGGGTATTGTTATCTGAACGGCCGTGA
- a CDS encoding histone deacetylase, translating to MRKTAIVKDERYLNHLPGKWHPESPERLKAIYAMLEHPEMAGIFLNLPARRATKEELLRIHSTRHVDMILATAGKGYRSLDPDTAVSEGSCEAALLAAGGMCDAISAVLSGEIDNAFTLVRPPGHHAEHSRGMGFCLFNNLAVGARHAQISHGIKRVLVVDWDLHHGNGTQHSFEEDPTNLYFSTHQYPYYPGSGASEQIGRGSGEGFTVNVPLSPGKGDGEYIAVFERILKPIALEFDPDLILVSAGFDIHADDPLGGMRVTSNGFAGLTRIIMGIADACCAGRVVMTLEGGYELKGLSSSVKAVIREMAGISDPLAQQALTPSEEESIEGIVGRAVKVHGRFWKNLTRTNQKIEK from the coding sequence ATGCGCAAAACTGCTATTGTAAAGGACGAAAGGTACCTGAATCATCTGCCGGGGAAATGGCATCCGGAGAGCCCCGAACGGTTGAAAGCCATCTACGCCATGCTGGAACACCCTGAGATGGCGGGCATATTCCTGAATTTACCTGCGAGGCGGGCCACCAAGGAGGAACTCCTGCGGATACACTCCACCCGGCATGTGGACATGATCCTGGCCACCGCCGGAAAGGGATACCGGTCTCTGGATCCGGATACGGCGGTCTCAGAAGGATCCTGCGAGGCCGCGCTCCTGGCCGCCGGGGGCATGTGCGATGCAATATCTGCCGTTCTATCCGGAGAGATAGACAACGCCTTTACCCTTGTCAGGCCGCCGGGCCACCATGCTGAGCACAGCAGGGGCATGGGCTTTTGCCTCTTCAACAATCTGGCGGTGGGGGCCAGGCATGCCCAGATATCCCATGGCATTAAACGGGTGCTCGTGGTGGACTGGGATCTTCATCACGGCAATGGAACCCAGCATTCCTTTGAGGAGGATCCCACCAACCTCTACTTTTCAACCCATCAGTATCCCTATTATCCGGGGAGCGGTGCGTCCGAACAGATCGGAAGGGGAAGCGGCGAAGGATTTACCGTGAATGTCCCCCTTTCTCCGGGCAAAGGCGACGGGGAATACATCGCCGTGTTCGAGCGAATATTAAAACCAATCGCACTGGAGTTCGATCCGGACCTGATCCTGGTGTCGGCGGGGTTTGATATCCATGCCGATGATCCGTTGGGGGGCATGCGGGTGACATCGAATGGGTTTGCAGGGTTAACGCGAATCATCATGGGGATTGCCGATGCCTGTTGCGCCGGCAGGGTGGTCATGACCCTGGAAGGAGGATATGAACTGAAAGGGCTCAGCAGCTCGGTAAAGGCAGTGATCAGGGAAATGGCCGGGATTTCAGACCCCCTCGCGCAACAGGCCCTGACTCCCTCGGAAGAGGAAAGTATTGAGGGGATCGTGGGGAGGGCGGTCAAGGTTCACGGCAGGTTTTGGAAAAACCTGACCCGGACGAACCAGAAAATTGAAAAGTGA
- a CDS encoding ammonium transporter: protein MDTGDTAFVLMSAALVMFMTPGLALFYGGMVRHKNVLGTLMQSFILLGLITLEWVLWGYSLSFGTDHAGLIGGLEWLGLNGVGMTPSPDYGTTIPHLAFMIFQCMFAIITVGLITGAVAERMKFSAFLLFALLWSTFVYNPLAHWVWGVGGWMGRMGALDFAGGTVVHISSGASALAAALIIGRRYGYGTTAYIPHNLPMTITGAAILWFGWFGFNAGSALACDGLAVNAFVVTHVASGVAALTWIFMEWRHRGEPTTLGAASGAVAGLVAITPASGFVSPMSAVVIGGVAGVICYGGILLKARLGYDDSLDVVGIHGVGGTWGALATGLFASTAINPNAADGLFFGNPVQLWIQFISVIASMAFAFVMTLVILKAVDAIIGLRVSEEEEIKGLDNSLHNETGYSF from the coding sequence ATGGATACTGGAGACACCGCTTTTGTATTGATGTCGGCAGCCTTGGTGATGTTCATGACGCCGGGCCTTGCCCTTTTCTATGGAGGGATGGTGCGCCACAAAAACGTACTGGGGACCCTTATGCAAAGCTTTATTCTTCTGGGCCTGATTACGTTGGAGTGGGTACTGTGGGGATATTCTCTCTCGTTTGGAACAGACCATGCCGGCCTCATCGGCGGACTGGAATGGTTGGGACTGAACGGCGTGGGCATGACCCCCAGCCCTGACTATGGGACCACAATCCCGCATCTTGCCTTCATGATATTCCAGTGCATGTTTGCCATCATCACCGTGGGGTTGATTACCGGGGCCGTTGCAGAACGGATGAAATTCAGCGCATTTCTCCTCTTCGCCCTCCTGTGGAGCACCTTTGTCTACAATCCCCTCGCCCACTGGGTTTGGGGGGTCGGGGGATGGATGGGCCGCATGGGGGCGCTCGACTTTGCCGGAGGAACCGTGGTGCATATCAGTTCAGGCGCATCGGCCCTTGCTGCAGCCCTGATTATCGGAAGGCGATACGGCTATGGGACCACCGCCTATATCCCCCATAACCTCCCCATGACCATCACCGGCGCGGCGATCCTCTGGTTCGGGTGGTTCGGGTTTAATGCAGGGAGCGCCCTTGCCTGTGACGGACTGGCGGTCAATGCCTTCGTGGTTACCCATGTGGCCTCCGGGGTTGCGGCCCTGACCTGGATATTCATGGAATGGCGCCACAGGGGGGAACCCACCACCCTGGGGGCAGCCAGCGGCGCGGTGGCAGGGCTGGTGGCCATTACGCCGGCCTCCGGATTCGTAAGTCCCATGTCGGCCGTCGTCATCGGCGGCGTGGCAGGGGTCATCTGCTATGGCGGCATACTCCTGAAGGCGAGGCTGGGATACGATGATTCTTTGGATGTGGTCGGCATTCACGGCGTCGGAGGGACCTGGGGGGCACTGGCCACCGGCCTCTTTGCCAGCACTGCGATCAATCCCAACGCCGCCGACGGCCTCTTCTTCGGCAATCCCGTGCAGCTCTGGATCCAATTTATCTCGGTCATCGCCTCCATGGCCTTTGCATTTGTCATGACGCTGGTCATCCTCAAGGCCGTCGATGCAATCATCGGCCTTCGGGTGAGTGAAGAAGAAGAGATCAAGGGATTGGACAACAGTCTGCACAATGAGACGGGATACAGCTTTTAA
- the glnD gene encoding [protein-PII] uridylyltransferase has translation MSAFEELKESRTRLISRLPSSREMGDLQAWHTEIVDQYFRSSLVESGAGQRLFSNKTPFALLAVGGYGRKELSLHSDVDVLILFGSHIPELAKGLTEEILYPLWDLGLDLGYGTRTIKDCLRLSKDDFEVLTSMMDARFLCGDSPLFLDLMAGIQKKVVAKRRTAFARWLEDLHQIRMENNGDASVVLEPDLKEGIGGLRDYHHILWIAKAFFQLMTPRDLEYTGKLSHNEYLGLRHDLTLIWLVRNHLHQLSGRKNDRLNFEYQEKTAPRLGYRDHRDLLAVEQFMGDLHAAMASVKALNRAFVRAHLPRERGLWKRVEPVEVAEGLHVHQGEIGFDSATAILTKPLLLMTLFEESSRTGCPLSLEARRLVSEFLSLVDEGFRRSKEAVRGFLKIINGRHTFEVLIQMQELGFLSAFVPEFARIADRVQFDAYHTFPVGRHSLETVRHLKGIHGEKEIFLLDILLEIPDPEPLLLAGLFHDIGKIGKEHAVRGAEIARRIMKRFRYPGEATEEVLFLIRHHLLLVETATRRDLGDEKSVVHCARLIGSPERLRMLYLLTWADSRATGPRAWNDWIANLVQELFFKVLNILERGELATPNASEKVRETMDQVRREPALLDKGVDPDPYFEVMSPRYLLNSTPRDIVRHIEMVLGMRDRANKHTGYPFFLEARENPVEDCSVITFLAEDRPGLFADMAGVLALNSVNILSADIYTWRDGTAVDIFKATQPLDTIHPEATWDKVRLDLERTFEGKLSLAYRLGQKRASSVLSNHEKPSRPPQVVIDNRSSDFFTLIEVFADDRVGLLHLITKTLFDLRLDIRIAKIATKGDQIADVFYVRDLEGQKIADEAHLREIEGALRYELR, from the coding sequence ATGTCCGCTTTTGAAGAACTCAAGGAGTCCAGAACCCGGCTGATCTCACGCCTCCCTTCGTCCAGGGAAATGGGCGACCTGCAGGCGTGGCATACCGAGATTGTGGACCAGTACTTCCGCTCAAGTCTTGTGGAGAGCGGGGCTGGACAGCGACTGTTCTCCAACAAGACCCCGTTCGCCCTCTTGGCTGTAGGCGGCTACGGCAGAAAAGAACTCTCGCTCCATTCGGATGTGGACGTCCTGATCCTGTTCGGCTCCCACATCCCGGAACTGGCCAAGGGATTGACAGAGGAGATCCTCTATCCCCTCTGGGACCTGGGCCTTGATCTCGGATATGGGACCCGCACCATCAAGGATTGCCTCAGACTTTCAAAAGACGATTTCGAGGTCCTCACATCCATGATGGATGCCCGCTTTCTGTGCGGTGACTCGCCGCTTTTTCTGGATCTCATGGCCGGTATTCAAAAAAAGGTCGTTGCAAAAAGGAGGACCGCCTTTGCCAGATGGCTGGAAGACTTGCATCAGATCCGTATGGAAAACAACGGGGATGCCAGCGTGGTCCTGGAGCCCGATCTGAAAGAGGGTATCGGAGGGTTGAGGGACTATCATCACATCCTCTGGATCGCCAAGGCCTTTTTTCAACTGATGACGCCAAGAGACCTGGAATACACGGGCAAGCTCTCCCATAATGAATACCTGGGATTGCGGCATGATCTGACATTGATCTGGCTCGTTCGAAACCATCTCCATCAATTATCAGGAAGGAAAAACGACCGGCTCAACTTTGAATACCAGGAAAAGACCGCCCCGAGACTCGGCTACCGGGATCACAGGGACCTGTTGGCGGTGGAACAGTTCATGGGGGATCTCCATGCCGCCATGGCCTCTGTCAAGGCCTTGAACCGCGCCTTTGTCAGGGCCCATCTCCCCAGAGAGAGAGGCCTGTGGAAAAGGGTTGAACCCGTGGAGGTCGCAGAGGGCCTTCATGTCCACCAGGGGGAAATCGGCTTCGACTCAGCCACCGCAATATTGACCAAGCCCCTCCTTCTCATGACCCTGTTTGAAGAGAGTTCGCGAACCGGGTGCCCCCTCTCCCTGGAGGCGCGCAGACTGGTTTCAGAGTTTCTGTCCCTTGTGGATGAGGGTTTCAGACGATCGAAAGAGGCGGTCAGGGGGTTCCTCAAGATTATTAACGGCCGTCATACCTTTGAGGTCCTGATCCAGATGCAGGAGCTCGGTTTCCTGTCGGCCTTTGTCCCTGAATTTGCCCGGATCGCCGACCGGGTGCAATTTGACGCCTACCACACCTTTCCGGTCGGCCGGCATTCCCTCGAAACCGTCAGGCATCTCAAGGGCATCCATGGGGAGAAGGAGATATTCCTTCTGGATATTCTTCTGGAAATCCCGGATCCCGAGCCGCTCCTTTTGGCCGGTCTCTTTCATGACATCGGCAAGATCGGAAAGGAACACGCGGTAAGGGGGGCGGAGATTGCCCGCAGGATCATGAAACGGTTCCGGTATCCCGGTGAAGCGACCGAGGAGGTCCTCTTTCTGATCCGGCATCATCTCCTCCTGGTGGAGACCGCCACCCGCAGGGATCTCGGCGATGAAAAATCCGTTGTCCACTGTGCGCGGTTGATCGGAAGCCCTGAGAGGCTCCGAATGCTCTACCTCCTCACATGGGCCGATTCCAGGGCAACCGGGCCCCGTGCCTGGAACGACTGGATCGCCAATCTGGTGCAGGAACTCTTTTTTAAGGTCCTCAACATCCTTGAGAGGGGAGAGCTGGCAACCCCGAACGCCTCGGAAAAGGTCCGGGAGACCATGGATCAGGTTCGTCGAGAGCCGGCCCTGCTGGACAAGGGCGTGGACCCGGACCCTTACTTTGAGGTGATGTCTCCGAGGTACCTCCTGAACAGTACGCCCCGGGACATTGTCCGGCATATTGAAATGGTCCTGGGGATGAGGGACAGGGCGAACAAACATACGGGATATCCTTTCTTCTTGGAGGCCAGGGAGAACCCTGTGGAGGATTGCTCGGTCATCACCTTTCTGGCAGAGGACAGGCCCGGGCTCTTCGCGGACATGGCGGGCGTGCTGGCCTTAAACAGCGTCAATATCCTTTCCGCCGATATCTACACCTGGAGAGACGGGACCGCAGTGGATATCTTCAAGGCAACCCAACCCCTCGACACGATCCACCCGGAAGCTACCTGGGACAAGGTGAGACTCGACCTGGAGCGTACGTTCGAGGGGAAGCTCTCCCTGGCCTACCGCCTGGGCCAGAAGCGGGCGTCATCTGTTCTGTCGAATCATGAAAAGCCCTCCCGACCCCCTCAGGTCGTCATCGACAACAGGTCTTCTGATTTTTTCACCTTGATCGAGGTGTTTGCCGATGACCGGGTGGGGCTCCTGCACCTGATTACCAAGACCCTGTTCGATCTCCGCCTGGATATCCGGATCGCCAAGATCGCCACAAAGGGCGATCAGATCGCGGATGTATTCTATGTACGTGATCTGGAAGGGCAGAAGATCGCGGATGAGGCGCATTTGAGGGAGATTGAGGGCGCACTGCGGTATGAACTCCGCTGA
- a CDS encoding GNAT family N-acetyltransferase, producing MFTCIFPVFFNFQSSIFILQFNIMGNPGRFGKYGEQKRVDRLRQVRSRPSTSAVEGGRPASKSLHRGKQGPFKTRIAIRPAEVSDAEFIRNLSRKAFQQYGPYETLLPNWFLSGIGATMVAVLGRKIAGYAMLERIMGQAASPRVSELLAIAVEPWGRNHGVGDRLLAETIRKAKERHVERMVLHTAVDNLSGQALFRKHGFVACGIKTAFYPEGQDALVMEKELKT from the coding sequence ATGTTCACATGCATTTTTCCGGTCTTTTTCAATTTTCAATCCTCAATTTTCATTCTTCAATTCAACATCATGGGCAATCCCGGAAGGTTCGGAAAATATGGCGAGCAGAAAAGGGTGGATCGGCTGAGGCAGGTCAGGAGCAGGCCCTCAACGAGTGCGGTTGAGGGGGGACGGCCCGCTTCGAAATCCTTGCATCGCGGAAAGCAGGGCCCTTTCAAGACTCGAATCGCCATCCGGCCGGCCGAGGTATCGGACGCGGAGTTTATCCGGAACTTAAGCCGAAAGGCCTTCCAGCAATATGGTCCCTATGAAACACTCCTGCCGAACTGGTTCCTCTCAGGCATCGGCGCCACAATGGTGGCTGTTCTGGGAAGGAAGATTGCAGGGTACGCAATGCTGGAAAGAATCATGGGCCAAGCCGCTTCACCCCGGGTATCTGAACTCCTGGCCATTGCGGTGGAACCTTGGGGGCGAAATCACGGCGTGGGGGATCGCCTCCTGGCAGAAACCATCAGAAAGGCCAAGGAACGGCATGTGGAAAGGATGGTCCTTCACACCGCCGTGGATAATCTCTCGGGCCAGGCGCTTTTCCGCAAACACGGTTTCGTGGCGTGCGGAATCAAAACCGCCTTTTACCCGGAAGGTCAGGATGCGCTGGTAATGGAGAAAGAATTAAAAACCTGA
- a CDS encoding P-II family nitrogen regulator — protein sequence MKKIEAVIKPFKLDDVKDGLTSIGVRGLTVSEVKGFGRQRGHKEVYRGAEYQVDFVSKVKIEVVMEASLVPEAVKMIQERARTGQIGDGKVFVYPVEEVLRIRTGETGKEAI from the coding sequence ATGAAAAAAATAGAAGCCGTTATCAAACCGTTTAAATTGGATGATGTGAAGGATGGGCTGACCAGTATCGGGGTCAGGGGGCTCACCGTCAGTGAGGTCAAAGGGTTCGGCCGTCAAAGGGGGCACAAAGAGGTCTACCGGGGGGCGGAATATCAGGTGGACTTTGTGTCCAAGGTCAAGATCGAGGTGGTCATGGAGGCGAGTCTGGTGCCGGAGGCGGTCAAGATGATCCAGGAAAGAGCCCGGACAGGGCAGATCGGTGACGGCAAGGTCTTTGTGTATCCGGTGGAGGAGGTCCTCCGCATCCGTACGGGGGAGACCGGAAAAGAGGCGATTTAA